The following are from one region of the Megalobrama amblycephala isolate DHTTF-2021 unplaced genomic scaffold, ASM1881202v1 scaffold485, whole genome shotgun sequence genome:
- the LOC125261795 gene encoding uncharacterized protein LOC125261795 isoform X1 encodes MLVYLLISCQLCIANGMRVVSYMLIITTVFLFCFRNVDPSLSHSPAILTKRAPSNTGDNDNEKENVDPSLSHSPAIPTKRAPSNTGDNEKDYSPNESAPKPLAKKAKKNIQTSNRHSALSWKTDNDTDMVPQTLRFLPAREPGPQLRPADEHTPKSLFKMFKMQGIMPPLVVGTACFAKYSLVKGKTHLGNARHVTFTCVFS; translated from the exons ATGCTTGTATACCTGTTAATTTCCTGTCAGTTATGCATAGCTAATGGTATGAGAGTAGTatcttatatgctaataataacaacagtttttttgttttgttttagaaatgtgGATCCATCACTCTCGCATTCACCTGCAATTCTCACTAAGAGGGCACCCAGCAACACAGGCGATAATGATAATGAGAAAGA aaatgtgGATCCATCACTCTCACATTCACCTGCAATTCCCACTAAGAGGGCACCCAGCAACACAGGCGATAATGAGaaaga ctaTAGCCCTAATGAGAGTGCTCCAAAACCCCTTGCAAAAAAGGCCAAGAAAAACATTCAGACAAGCAACAGGCATTCAGCTCTGTCATGGAAAACAGATAATGACACTGACATGGTTCCACAGACTCTGAGATTCCTACCTGCACGGGAACCTGGACCACAGCTGCGTCCTGCTGATGAACACACTCCTAAGAGtctcttcaaaatgttcaaaatgcaaGGAATAATGCCACCGCTGGTCGTCGGAACTGCATGCTTTGCAAAGTACAGCTTGGTAAAAGGCAAGACACACCTTGGAAATGCCAGGCATGTGACATTTACttgtgtcttcagttga
- the LOC125261795 gene encoding uncharacterized protein LOC125261795 isoform X2 translates to MVLDSEEEFTFPRKKNTTLTMNVCILKSDLIQLKIQFLMKMWIHHSRIHLQFSLRGHPATQAIMIMRKKMWIHHSHIHLQFPLRGHPATQAIMRKTIALMRVLQNPLQKRPRKTFRQATGIQLCHGKQIMTLTWFHRL, encoded by the exons ATGGTCCTGGACAGTGAGGAAGAGTTCACTTTTCCTCGGAAGAAGAACACGACTCTGACGATGAACGTCTGCATTTTGAAGAGCGACTTGATCCAGCTGAAGATACAGTTTCTGATGA aaatgtgGATCCATCACTCTCGCATTCACCTGCAATTCTCACTAAGAGGGCACCCAGCAACACAGGCGATAATGATAATGAGAAAGA aaatgtgGATCCATCACTCTCACATTCACCTGCAATTCCCACTAAGAGGGCACCCAGCAACACAGGCGATAATGAGaaaga ctaTAGCCCTAATGAGAGTGCTCCAAAACCCCTTGCAAAAAAGGCCAAGAAAAACATTCAGACAAGCAACAGGCATTCAGCTCTGTCATGGAAAACAGATAATGACACTGACATGGTTCCACAGACTCTGA